AGACCTCCGCCGAGGTGAGGAGCACCGAATTGAGCCGCCAGTCGATGCCCTCCGGCGTCTGGACGGGCTCGAAGGCGCTGGGCAGCGTCATCGCGGCGATCGCGGTGGTCACCGTGCTCTGGTCGGCGCCCAGGTGCGGGTTGAAACCAGCGCCGATCGAGTCGGTCGCCAGGTAGACGGTGCGCTCGTCGGGATACTCGTTGGGCGTCGGGGTGGGCAGGGTCTCCCGGACCGGGGGCGGCGGATCGGCCATGCAGGCGGTCGCGCTCACCGCGACCATCCCGGCCACCGCCGCGGCGGCGAGGCGGCGCCGCACGCGGCCGCCGCTCATCGCGGCCCCCAGCGGGAATCCCATCCGCACTCCAGTGTTTCTCTCTCAGGCGTTCGCGTCGCGCGCCTTGGCCCGCGAACGCTCGCGGGCACGGGTCGTGCTGTCCAGGTTGACCTTACGCACGCGCACCACCTCGGGCGTCACCTCGACGCACTCGTCGGCGGCACAGAACTCCATCGCGCCCTCGAGATCGAGCTCCATCGGCTTGGCGAGGGTCTCCATCACGTCGGCCGACGACTGCCGCATGTTGGTCAGCTTCTTCTCGCGGGTGACGTTGATGTCGAGGTCCTCCAGTCGGGGGTTGATACCCACCACGTGGCCCTCGTAGGTGTCGTCACCCGGGTCGACGAAGAAGGTGCCGCGGTCGGCGAGCTGGATCATCGCGAACGGGGTGACGCTGCCCGCGCGGTCGGACACCAGCGAACCGGTGTGGCGGGCGCGGATCTCGCCGGCCCACGGCGCGTATTCGAAGAACACGGCGTTGGCGATGCCGGTGCCGCGGGTCTCGGTCATGAAGTCGGTGCGGAAGCCGATCAGGCCGCGCGACGGGACGGTGAACTCCATGCGGACCCAGCCGGTGCCGTGGTTGTTCATCTGGTCCATCCGGCCCTTGCGGGCGGCCAGCAGCTGCGTCACCGCGCCGAGGTACTCCTCGGGGACGTCGACGGTGAGGTGCTCGAACGGCTCGTGCACCTTGCCGTCGACCTTGCGCGTGACCACCTGCGGCTTGCCGACGGTCAGCTCGAAGCCCTCGCGCCGCATCTGCTCGACGAGGATGGCCAGCGCCAGCTCACCGCGGCCCTGCACCTCCCACGCGTCCGGGCGGCCGATGTCCTCGACGCGCAGCGACACGTTGCCGATCAGCTCGCTGTCCAGGCGGTCCTTGACCATGCGGGCGGTGAGCTTGTGGCCCTTCACCCGGCCGGCGAGCGGCGAGGTGTTGGTGCCGACGATCGCCGAGATGGCCGGCTCGTCGACGGTGATGCGCGGCAGCGGCTGCGGGTTGTCGGCGTCGGCGAGGGTGTCACCGATCATGATCTCCGGCATGCCGGCCACGGCCACGATGTCGCCCGCGGTGGCCGACTCGGCCGGGGCGCGGTCGACGCCGATGGTCGCCAGCAATTCGGTGATCTTGGCCTTCTCGATCACCGGCTCGCCGTTGACCTCCCGGCACCAGGCCACCTGCTGGCCCTTGCGCAGGGTGCCGTTGTGGATGCGGACCAGCGCGAGACGGCCCAGGAAGGGCGACGCGTCGAGGTTGGTGACGTGGGCCTGCAGCGGCGCCTCGTCGTCACCCTTGGGGGCCGGGATGTTGTTGATCAGGACGTCGAACAGCGGGTCCAGGTTCTCGCCCAGGGGCACCTCGCCGTTGGCCGGCTGCTCGGTGCTGGCGATGCCTGCGCGGCCCGAGGCGAACAGGACGGGCAGTTCCAGGGCCAGCTCGGCGGCCTGCGCGGCCTCGTCGTCCAGGTCGGACGCCAGGTCGAGGAGGAGGTCCTGCGACTCGGTCACGATCTCGTCGATGCGCGCGTCCGGGCGGTCGGTCTTGTTGACCACCAGGATCACCGGCAGCGACGCGGCGAGCGCCTTGCGGAGCACGAAGCGAGTCTGCGGCAGCGGGCCCTCGGAGGCGTCGACGAGCAGCACCACGCCGTCGACCATCGACAGGCCGCGCTCCACCTCGCCGCCGAAGTCGGCGTGGCCGGGGGTGTCGATCACGTTGATGATGTATTCGGTGCCGTCGGGCTGACGACGATGCACCGCGGTGTTCTTCGCGAGAATGGTGATGCCCTTCTCGCGCTCCAGGTCTCCGGAATCCATCACGCGGTCGACGAGTTCGGCGCGCTCGCCGAACACGCCGGACT
The nucleotide sequence above comes from Gordonia sp. PP30. Encoded proteins:
- the typA gene encoding translational GTPase TypA; translation: MSPVTNFRNVAIVAHVDHGKTTLVDAMLRQSGVFGERAELVDRVMDSGDLEREKGITILAKNTAVHRRQPDGTEYIINVIDTPGHADFGGEVERGLSMVDGVVLLVDASEGPLPQTRFVLRKALAASLPVILVVNKTDRPDARIDEIVTESQDLLLDLASDLDDEAAQAAELALELPVLFASGRAGIASTEQPANGEVPLGENLDPLFDVLINNIPAPKGDDEAPLQAHVTNLDASPFLGRLALVRIHNGTLRKGQQVAWCREVNGEPVIEKAKITELLATIGVDRAPAESATAGDIVAVAGMPEIMIGDTLADADNPQPLPRITVDEPAISAIVGTNTSPLAGRVKGHKLTARMVKDRLDSELIGNVSLRVEDIGRPDAWEVQGRGELALAILVEQMRREGFELTVGKPQVVTRKVDGKVHEPFEHLTVDVPEEYLGAVTQLLAARKGRMDQMNNHGTGWVRMEFTVPSRGLIGFRTDFMTETRGTGIANAVFFEYAPWAGEIRARHTGSLVSDRAGSVTPFAMIQLADRGTFFVDPGDDTYEGHVVGINPRLEDLDINVTREKKLTNMRQSSADVMETLAKPMELDLEGAMEFCAADECVEVTPEVVRVRKVNLDSTTRARERSRAKARDANA